The proteins below come from a single Thermotoga sp. KOL6 genomic window:
- a CDS encoding prepilin-type N-terminal cleavage/methylation domain-containing protein has protein sequence MKKRAGFTLIELLIVMAIIAALMAVLIPTAAGAMRKARATRIAVQLRNLEQGIEQYLMATLPPATEINFVSDSSKLTDGGFVDAQILSDTNLRTAEAIPDTANNQIVIAVEYDTGNGTLADLVKGTLVQTYGDGGNTYPPAFDASTSEGVYVDGNGKVAVVKKIEAFWW, from the coding sequence ATGAAAAAGAGAGCGGGTTTCACGTTGATTGAACTTTTGATCGTCATGGCTATCATTGCTGCTTTGATGGCGGTCCTCATTCCAACTGCAGCGGGTGCCATGAGGAAAGCAAGGGCAACGAGAATAGCGGTTCAACTGAGAAATTTGGAGCAGGGAATCGAGCAGTATTTGATGGCGACGTTGCCGCCCGCTACTGAGATTAATTTTGTAAGCGATTCTTCAAAATTGACTGATGGTGGATTTGTTGATGCCCAAATACTAAGCGATACAAATTTAAGAACGGCCGAAGCAATACCTGATACAGCCAACAACCAAATAGTGATAGCTGTAGAATACGATACGGGGAATGGCACCCTGGCTGATCTTGTTAAGGGAACGCTTGTTCAAACATATGGAGATGGTGGGAATACTTATCCACCCGCTTTTGATGCTAGCACTAGTGAAGGTGTTTATGTTGACGGTAATGGAAAAGTTGCGGTTGTAAAAAAAATAGAAGCCTTCTGGTGGTAA